A single genomic interval of Spirosoma taeanense harbors:
- a CDS encoding nucleotidyltransferase domain-containing protein — protein MSAILQPYQQFINQAVEVIQRDPEALGLAAGGSWASGEVDSYSDLDLVLVTTQPIAPDLEPMRAYAARLGTMVASFRGDHVGEPRLLIALYEPPLLHVDIKFLTLPEFHQRIEEPVILWERGQALTTIQQQTQAVYPEFDYQWAEDRFWIWMHYALLKIGRGEFFEALDFLAFVRNVILGPMLHLRNGGLPRGVRRVETALLPDDLARLRRTVATPQRKPLIDSILEVMHLYEDLRDQLAPATLHRNDSAKRLVESYFKAIIAAETVQS, from the coding sequence ATGTCAGCCATACTACAACCTTACCAACAATTCATTAATCAGGCCGTTGAGGTCATCCAACGCGATCCCGAAGCCCTGGGGCTGGCTGCGGGCGGCTCCTGGGCTTCGGGCGAAGTTGATTCGTATTCTGATCTGGATCTGGTGCTCGTTACGACGCAGCCGATTGCCCCTGACCTGGAGCCGATGCGGGCGTATGCGGCCCGGCTGGGCACAATGGTGGCTTCGTTCCGGGGCGATCATGTCGGCGAACCGCGTCTGCTGATCGCTCTCTATGAGCCGCCATTGCTGCACGTAGACATCAAGTTTCTGACCCTGCCTGAGTTTCACCAGCGCATTGAAGAGCCGGTGATTCTCTGGGAGCGTGGTCAGGCGTTGACAACGATTCAGCAGCAGACGCAGGCTGTTTACCCCGAATTTGATTACCAATGGGCAGAAGATCGCTTCTGGATCTGGATGCACTACGCCTTACTCAAGATTGGTCGGGGTGAGTTTTTTGAAGCGCTGGATTTCCTGGCTTTCGTACGTAATGTAATCCTGGGTCCGATGCTGCACCTCAGAAATGGCGGCTTGCCCAGAGGAGTAAGACGGGTTGAAACGGCGTTGCTTCCCGATGATCTGGCCCGCCTGCGCCGGACTGTAGCGACGCCCCAACGAAAACCTCTGATCGACAGTATCCTGGAGGTAATGCACCTATACGAAGACCTGCGGGATCAACTGGCTCCGGCTACGTTACACCGTAATGATTCTGCAAAACGGCTGGTTGAATCCTATTTTAAGGCGATTATTGCTGCGGAAACGGTTCAATCGTAA
- a CDS encoding nucleoside deaminase has product MRANGDLETKPQRTIVKRDDEFMREAIRLAREGMMSGQGGPFGAVVVRDGEIIGRGCNQVTSTNDPTAHAEVVAIRDACRNLQTFQLEGCTLYASCEPCPMCLGAIYWARPSRIVYGSFHSDAAGAGFDDQFIYEEIDKPREQRHIPMQQCLRDEANAVFREWIALEERIHY; this is encoded by the coding sequence ATGAGGGCCAACGGTGATTTAGAGACAAAACCACAGAGAACAATAGTGAAACGTGACGATGAGTTTATGCGCGAAGCCATTCGGCTGGCGCGTGAAGGAATGATGAGCGGGCAGGGCGGCCCATTTGGCGCGGTCGTCGTGCGCGATGGCGAGATTATCGGGCGTGGCTGCAATCAGGTCACCTCGACTAACGACCCGACGGCCCATGCCGAAGTCGTGGCAATTCGCGATGCGTGCCGGAATCTGCAGACGTTTCAGCTGGAAGGCTGCACGCTGTATGCTTCCTGCGAGCCCTGCCCCATGTGCCTGGGCGCTATCTACTGGGCTCGCCCCAGCCGGATTGTTTACGGCTCTTTTCATTCCGATGCCGCCGGGGCGGGTTTCGACGATCAGTTTATTTACGAAGAAATCGACAAGCCACGCGAGCAGCGGCATATTCCCATGCAGCAATGCCTGCGCGATGAAGCCAACGCGGTCTTTCGGGAGTGGATAGCCCTGGAAGAGCGAATCCACTACTGA
- the kdsA gene encoding 3-deoxy-8-phosphooctulonate synthase produces MSQKIVRVGDIECGSDELFLISGPCVIEDEKIMMTVAEQLREISEKLGIKIIYKSSFQKDNRSSLNYYNGPGLEKGIQILAKVKEQFGFPLLTDVHYPDQCAPVAEVVDVLQIPAYLCMQTTLTVAAAKTGRVVNVKHGQFLAPENMKHPVKKIEDSGNDQIILTERGFTFGYNDLVVDPRSFYHMARTNYPVVFDVTHAIRKYGIPSADAKGGAREYLPVLARAGVAAGVDGLFIEAHTCPSEALCDAASQLDIRYLEEFMKPLLELHAVEVKYRNTLPELA; encoded by the coding sequence ATGTCTCAAAAAATCGTTCGCGTCGGCGACATCGAATGTGGGTCGGATGAGTTGTTTCTCATCAGTGGTCCGTGCGTCATCGAAGACGAAAAAATTATGATGACCGTTGCTGAGCAACTCCGCGAAATCTCGGAAAAGCTTGGTATCAAGATCATTTACAAATCGTCGTTCCAGAAGGATAACCGGTCCAGCCTGAACTATTACAACGGGCCCGGACTAGAGAAAGGGATTCAGATTCTGGCGAAAGTGAAAGAGCAGTTCGGTTTTCCGCTGCTGACCGACGTTCATTATCCCGATCAGTGCGCGCCCGTGGCTGAGGTTGTGGATGTGCTGCAGATTCCGGCTTATCTGTGTATGCAGACAACGCTGACCGTAGCAGCCGCTAAAACCGGCCGGGTTGTCAACGTAAAGCACGGGCAGTTTCTGGCACCTGAGAACATGAAGCACCCGGTCAAGAAAATTGAGGATTCGGGTAATGATCAGATCATCCTGACCGAGCGTGGCTTTACTTTCGGCTATAACGACCTGGTGGTTGACCCGCGCAGTTTCTACCACATGGCCCGCACCAACTACCCGGTTGTGTTCGACGTAACGCACGCCATTCGCAAATACGGGATTCCGTCGGCCGACGCTAAAGGCGGGGCGCGGGAGTATCTGCCGGTGCTGGCGCGCGCGGGCGTAGCGGCCGGTGTGGATGGACTGTTCATTGAAGCGCATACGTGCCCATCAGAAGCGCTCTGCGATGCCGCTAGCCAGCTTGATATCCGCTATCTGGAAGAGTTTATGAAGCCCCTGCTGGAACTGCACGCCGTTGAAGTGAAATACCGGAACACCCTGCCGGAACTGGCGTAA
- a CDS encoding phosphatase encodes MIDIEQTFTALGGQFVTPAEVLTQKLRTIRAVVFDWDGVFNDGVKTGSGSSSFSEVDSMGTNLLRFGFWLHHNGQLPVVAIVTGVTNDLADALVRREHFHACYSQAKHKVEVLQHFLDRFNLQPKEVAFFFDDALDLSVAEVAGVRIMVRRNANPLLTDYVVRNGLADYLTGNPSGQFAVREGCELMLGLLGQFDTVMAERLRYRPVYDQYYQQRQAIEPAYWTVGTAGPEPKLL; translated from the coding sequence ATGATCGATATTGAGCAAACCTTTACCGCCCTCGGCGGTCAGTTCGTTACGCCCGCGGAAGTCCTGACCCAAAAGCTTCGGACCATTCGGGCGGTGGTCTTCGACTGGGATGGTGTCTTTAACGACGGGGTTAAAACCGGCTCGGGCAGCAGCAGCTTCAGTGAAGTGGACTCGATGGGTACGAACCTGCTTCGGTTCGGATTCTGGCTGCACCATAACGGGCAGTTACCCGTTGTCGCTATCGTAACGGGCGTTACGAATGATCTGGCCGATGCGCTCGTGCGCCGGGAGCATTTCCACGCCTGTTATTCGCAGGCCAAACACAAGGTTGAGGTTCTGCAGCATTTTTTGGATCGATTCAACCTGCAGCCGAAGGAAGTTGCCTTTTTCTTCGACGATGCGCTCGATCTGTCGGTGGCCGAAGTGGCGGGCGTTCGGATCATGGTACGCCGGAACGCAAACCCGCTGCTGACGGATTACGTCGTGCGAAACGGTCTGGCCGATTATCTGACGGGTAATCCGAGCGGACAGTTTGCGGTTCGCGAGGGCTGTGAACTAATGCTGGGGCTGCTGGGTCAGTTCGATACGGTTATGGCCGAGCGGCTCCGCTACCGACCCGTTTACGATCAATATTATCAGCAGCGGCAGGCCATCGAACCCGCCTACTGGACCGTAGGAACCGCCGGTCCTGAACCCAAACTTCTTTAA
- the kdsB gene encoding 3-deoxy-manno-octulosonate cytidylyltransferase, with product MRIGIIPSRYASTRFPGKPLADIGGKPMIQRVLEQVQQAQLLDKVVVATDDERIAEVVRRVGGEAIMTRTDHPSGTDRCWEAYNRLVTDGLIPGQPTDYILNVQGDEPFINPAQIDELAAVLDGSVELASQMSPVDSAEILHSPNEAKITVNARKEALYFSRSAIPFLRGVDPAHWHEHHTYHRHIGMYAYRADILEAITLLPPSSLERAESLEQLRWVEAGYRIKLVETRYQSQSVDAPDDVDRAIRSAPEFAKKSTPEAADSTGL from the coding sequence ATGCGAATTGGAATTATTCCATCCCGTTACGCGTCCACGCGCTTTCCCGGTAAACCCCTGGCCGACATTGGCGGTAAACCCATGATTCAGCGGGTGCTGGAGCAGGTGCAGCAGGCGCAGTTGTTAGATAAAGTAGTGGTTGCCACCGACGACGAGCGTATTGCTGAGGTGGTGCGTCGGGTAGGGGGCGAGGCCATCATGACCCGCACCGACCACCCCAGCGGCACCGATCGATGCTGGGAAGCCTATAACCGACTGGTGACTGATGGACTGATTCCGGGCCAGCCGACAGACTATATCCTCAATGTTCAGGGGGATGAGCCGTTTATTAACCCGGCGCAGATTGATGAGCTGGCGGCTGTGCTGGATGGCTCCGTTGAACTGGCAAGCCAGATGTCGCCGGTCGATTCGGCTGAGATTCTGCACTCGCCCAATGAAGCAAAGATCACGGTCAACGCCCGGAAGGAAGCCCTGTATTTCAGTCGGTCGGCGATTCCATTTCTGCGGGGTGTTGACCCGGCTCACTGGCACGAGCATCATACCTATCACCGCCATATTGGTATGTATGCCTACCGGGCCGACATTCTGGAAGCTATTACGCTGCTGCCGCCCTCTTCGCTCGAACGCGCCGAATCGCTGGAACAACTACGATGGGTAGAAGCCGGTTACCGAATCAAACTGGTCGAAACGCGTTACCAGAGCCAGAGTGTCGATGCCCCTGACGATGTAGACCGGGCGATCCGGTCGGCCCCCGAATTTGCTAAAAAGTCTACGCCTGAAGCGGCCGATTCAACCGGGCTGTAA
- a CDS encoding thiamine diphosphokinase, with protein MSSHHIVRDKQEPALLIANGEACQPELMGQLLEWSPVVVVLDSAIWRVLDLGIKVDVLLGDFDRALDLDTIRAQQYPLEVVHAPDQNKTDLEKGIEYLIEHGFPAVNIIWATGRRADHSLTNMTSIVRYKDQIRIVLLDDYSKIFPLVGRFEKWYEAGTTISLIPVGTVTGIATEGLLYNLHDESLRLGYRTGSSNEAARDGFVRITAGEGDLLIMECWD; from the coding sequence ATGTCATCTCACCATATCGTTCGCGATAAACAGGAACCGGCTCTTCTGATTGCCAACGGCGAAGCCTGCCAGCCCGAACTCATGGGGCAGTTGCTGGAATGGAGCCCGGTAGTGGTAGTGCTCGACAGCGCCATCTGGCGGGTACTTGATCTGGGCATCAAAGTAGACGTGTTGCTCGGTGATTTCGACCGGGCGCTGGACCTCGATACGATTCGGGCGCAGCAGTACCCACTGGAGGTAGTCCATGCCCCCGACCAGAACAAAACCGATCTGGAAAAAGGAATTGAATACCTCATTGAGCATGGGTTTCCTGCCGTAAATATCATCTGGGCAACGGGCCGGCGGGCGGATCATAGCCTGACGAACATGACCAGCATCGTGCGGTACAAAGACCAGATCCGGATTGTGCTGCTGGACGATTACTCCAAGATTTTTCCGCTCGTGGGGCGCTTCGAGAAATGGTATGAAGCCGGAACGACTATCTCGCTGATACCCGTCGGCACGGTAACGGGCATCGCCACGGAAGGGCTACTGTATAATCTCCACGACGAAAGCCTCCGTCTCGGTTACCGGACTGGCAGCAGCAACGAAGCGGCTCGGGACGGGTTTGTACGGATTACGGCCGGGGAGGGTGACCTGCTGATTATGGAGTGCTGGGATTGA
- the porU2 gene encoding putative type IX secretion system sortase PorU2, giving the protein MPKLCTCIFLLTFSLSASWAQNLPLGNEWINYQQTYYKIPVMQPGLYRITTAELQRAGVPVGQVNPTTLQLFHRGVEQAIYVEGETDSRFDAPDFVEFYGRGNDGSQDSLLYQPYSAMPHAYYSLFSDTTAYFLTWRPDGRPGRRITAYSDTDFSGLTPEPYHWEEELRVFTQTYPAGTIYPIGAGYSNGAILTGYDVGEGWTGPVVRTNTRYDQSFSLTGFVAGAGVNPQISYLLVGRNPRAHRVEYLAGPAATSLRTLGTQLFQDYNTTFFKTELTPNDLTKSGSVLVSLLPREEEDEVSASYLKLRYPQRLDMGGAARKWLHLRLNPGGRSSLELLNVPAGSRLFDITHSGDLRRIDGQLSGGRWRGVVRDSQTERTLLMTSQPLSVLSIKPVAFRSFASQTANYVIITHPILRQPVSGVADPIRAYAAYRASEAGGHYDTLTVNIDQLFDQFSYGERHPLGIRRFADYMLRNSNRPKFLFLVGQSRDPQGIRKNPNGLLLDLVPNAGWPGSDLGLVEGLNGEVANVPAMPIGRLNATRSQTVLDYLSKVKEHENTSEPALWRKNILHLSGGNTESEIQTFRQFVDEFKDVVEARYVGGRVTTLSKQTDNPVESFSVVDLVNRGFGMISMFGHSSLDVSDIDVGFASDDRMGYRNQGRYPFMLANGCAAGNFYFGLPTFGSDWITTPNRGAVLFMAHTYNGFGHTLKSYSDQLYALLTDSNYVAKPLAYLQQETIRRYLQTHTSVYEVTTAQQMTLQGDPAVSVFPFPKADFAVAPGSLRLSGNRGGSLAASDSVVVSGVLINYGRVSNNPLTVRFRRYEASGLLIREERFTQPAPFYTDTLQWKLPNDPTESGTTYFELLLDPDDRITETSETNNKAEISTAGQVSSLPFPADLTPPIVEVAFDGQRISDGDVVSARPVIDVLVQDDNRRLLRADTTEVELYLQRPCTNGPCPYERLSLRGNGVQWTAAGSDNAFRLSYQPSTPLPDGRYGFEAISADLSGNRGAPYQIHFTVRNQPELTAVSVYPNPFGQQTRFSIILTGLTPPADLTVLISDLTGRVVRTLHRPARIGLNEWFWDGTSDAGTALAGGVYLYSIEGADLPVANTISLKGRLILTR; this is encoded by the coding sequence ATGCCAAAACTTTGTACGTGCATATTCCTACTTACTTTCTCATTATCGGCCAGTTGGGCACAGAATCTCCCTCTCGGCAATGAATGGATCAATTACCAGCAGACCTACTATAAAATTCCCGTAATGCAGCCGGGGCTGTACCGAATCACGACGGCCGAACTACAGCGCGCGGGCGTTCCGGTGGGTCAGGTCAACCCCACTACGTTACAATTATTCCACCGGGGCGTTGAGCAGGCCATCTACGTGGAAGGTGAAACTGATAGCCGCTTCGATGCGCCGGATTTTGTGGAGTTCTACGGGCGGGGTAACGATGGCAGTCAGGATTCGCTGCTTTATCAGCCCTACAGCGCCATGCCCCACGCCTACTACAGCCTGTTTAGTGATACCACTGCTTATTTTCTGACCTGGCGTCCTGATGGCCGGCCCGGCAGGCGGATAACGGCTTATTCCGATACCGACTTCTCGGGCCTGACACCTGAGCCGTATCATTGGGAAGAAGAACTTCGGGTCTTTACGCAGACTTACCCGGCTGGCACCATTTACCCAATCGGGGCCGGTTACAGCAACGGGGCCATCCTGACCGGCTATGACGTCGGTGAAGGCTGGACCGGACCGGTTGTTCGGACAAACACGCGCTACGACCAATCGTTTTCGCTAACAGGTTTTGTAGCAGGGGCCGGTGTCAACCCGCAAATCAGTTACCTGCTCGTCGGGCGTAACCCGCGTGCCCACCGGGTTGAATACCTGGCCGGGCCAGCCGCTACGTCGTTGCGAACGCTCGGCACGCAGTTATTTCAGGATTATAACACCACCTTTTTTAAAACTGAGCTAACCCCGAACGACCTCACCAAATCGGGCAGCGTGCTGGTGAGCCTACTGCCCCGCGAGGAGGAAGACGAGGTATCGGCTTCGTACCTGAAACTGCGCTACCCCCAGCGCCTGGATATGGGGGGCGCGGCTCGCAAATGGCTGCATCTACGCCTGAACCCGGGCGGACGGTCTTCGCTGGAGCTATTGAACGTCCCGGCAGGCAGTCGGCTGTTCGACATTACACATTCGGGTGATCTGAGACGTATTGATGGCCAGTTGTCGGGTGGCCGCTGGCGGGGCGTGGTACGTGATAGTCAGACCGAACGAACCCTACTGATGACCAGCCAGCCGCTTTCGGTTCTGTCAATCAAGCCGGTTGCCTTTCGTTCGTTTGCTTCTCAGACAGCTAATTATGTCATCATCACCCACCCGATATTGCGTCAGCCAGTGAGCGGAGTAGCCGACCCCATCCGGGCCTACGCGGCCTACCGGGCTTCCGAAGCAGGCGGTCATTATGACACCCTGACGGTGAACATCGACCAGCTTTTCGATCAGTTCAGTTACGGAGAACGGCACCCGCTGGGCATTCGGCGGTTTGCCGATTATATGCTCCGCAACAGTAACAGACCTAAATTTCTGTTTCTAGTCGGGCAATCGCGTGATCCGCAGGGTATCCGTAAGAATCCCAATGGTCTGCTGCTCGACCTGGTCCCGAATGCGGGCTGGCCCGGCTCAGATCTGGGTCTGGTTGAAGGACTGAACGGCGAAGTGGCCAACGTACCAGCCATGCCCATCGGTCGGCTGAACGCAACCCGATCCCAGACGGTGCTGGACTACCTCAGCAAGGTCAAAGAACATGAAAATACCAGCGAACCCGCCCTATGGCGTAAGAACATTCTGCACTTGAGCGGTGGCAATACCGAAAGTGAGATTCAGACGTTCCGTCAGTTTGTTGACGAGTTTAAAGACGTTGTGGAAGCGCGTTACGTCGGTGGGCGCGTTACGACCTTGTCGAAACAAACCGATAATCCGGTTGAGTCCTTCTCGGTGGTGGACCTTGTTAACCGGGGCTTCGGCATGATCTCCATGTTTGGCCATTCAAGCCTGGACGTATCCGATATTGATGTCGGTTTTGCCAGCGACGACCGGATGGGTTACCGAAACCAGGGCCGCTATCCATTTATGCTGGCGAATGGCTGCGCAGCCGGCAATTTCTATTTCGGCCTGCCGACCTTCGGCTCCGACTGGATCACGACGCCAAACCGGGGCGCCGTGCTGTTTATGGCCCATACCTACAACGGGTTTGGCCATACACTGAAAAGCTACTCCGATCAGTTGTACGCGCTACTAACCGACAGCAATTACGTGGCTAAGCCGCTCGCTTACTTACAGCAGGAAACCATCCGACGGTATCTGCAAACGCATACGTCTGTGTATGAGGTAACAACGGCCCAGCAGATGACCTTACAGGGCGACCCGGCCGTGAGCGTTTTTCCGTTCCCGAAAGCTGACTTTGCCGTTGCGCCGGGAAGTCTGCGGTTAAGCGGCAACCGGGGCGGTTCGCTGGCAGCATCCGACTCCGTCGTTGTGTCGGGCGTTTTAATCAACTACGGACGGGTATCGAACAACCCCCTAACGGTTCGTTTCCGGCGCTACGAAGCCAGTGGGTTACTCATCCGGGAGGAGCGGTTTACGCAACCGGCTCCGTTTTATACTGATACGCTCCAATGGAAACTGCCCAACGATCCTACGGAAAGTGGAACGACTTACTTCGAGCTGCTGCTGGACCCCGACGACCGGATTACCGAAACGAGCGAAACGAACAATAAAGCCGAAATCAGTACGGCCGGACAGGTTAGCAGCCTGCCTTTCCCGGCCGACCTGACGCCACCTATTGTAGAAGTAGCGTTCGATGGTCAACGTATCAGCGATGGTGATGTGGTATCCGCCCGGCCGGTCATCGACGTTCTGGTGCAGGACGATAACCGACGTCTGTTACGTGCCGACACGACTGAGGTGGAACTATATCTTCAGCGTCCCTGCACGAACGGTCCCTGCCCTTACGAACGGCTCAGCCTGCGCGGTAACGGCGTGCAGTGGACAGCCGCGGGGTCCGATAATGCTTTTCGTCTGAGCTATCAGCCCAGCACGCCCCTGCCCGATGGCCGTTACGGGTTCGAGGCTATCAGCGCCGATCTGAGCGGCAACCGGGGGGCTCCCTACCAGATCCATTTCACGGTTAGAAATCAGCCGGAACTGACCGCTGTCAGCGTTTACCCAAATCCATTCGGCCAGCAGACCCGCTTCTCGATAATCTTGACGGGTCTGACACCACCCGCCGATCTGACGGTGCTCATCAGTGACCTGACGGGCCGCGTCGTCCGGACACTGCACCGCCCGGCGCGCATCGGCCTGAATGAATGGTTCTGGGACGGCACCTCCGATGCGGGAACGGCGCTGGCGGGGGGCGTGTACCTGTACAGCATTGAAGGCGCCGATCTGCCGGTAGCCAATACGATTTCATTGAAAGGCCGGCTTATTCTGACCCGATGA